One genomic region from Leptospira tipperaryensis encodes:
- a CDS encoding AraC family transcriptional regulator yields MSKVDHIPPILHLSDVVEDKTDPFFYAGRLEELPPSFQEYDSSHRHTYFALFFFLEGAGTHTIDFQEYTIEKNTLFFLKPAQVHSWKFTKPVRGFALKVSSEFFTDQGENASLLREYPFFQFAQTSPKILIEDSIRLRSDFERLVDEKNLRSEKKMLLILSQVILLQAKKEYDFGQANEIPADSTIVLFQKFLEENFLKERNTSYYSRKIGIAPNTLNRICHEELGKSAKSVIHERIVLEIKRMLLHSNLNITQIAWELGFADNAYFSRYFKAQTGTSPESYRDSKRKTP; encoded by the coding sequence ATGTCAAAGGTAGATCACATTCCTCCGATTCTTCATCTTTCGGACGTAGTCGAAGATAAAACAGATCCTTTTTTTTACGCGGGTCGTTTGGAAGAATTGCCGCCCAGCTTTCAAGAATACGATAGCTCTCACAGACATACTTACTTCGCACTTTTCTTTTTTTTGGAAGGCGCAGGAACTCATACGATCGACTTTCAAGAATATACGATCGAAAAGAACACTCTTTTCTTTTTAAAACCGGCGCAAGTGCATTCTTGGAAATTTACAAAACCTGTAAGAGGATTTGCTCTCAAGGTTTCTTCCGAGTTTTTTACGGATCAAGGTGAGAATGCTTCCCTGTTACGAGAATATCCGTTTTTTCAATTTGCTCAAACTTCTCCGAAAATTCTGATCGAGGATTCTATACGACTGAGATCCGATTTTGAAAGACTCGTCGATGAAAAGAACTTACGATCCGAAAAGAAAATGCTTTTGATCTTGTCTCAAGTGATTCTTCTTCAGGCCAAAAAAGAATACGATTTTGGACAAGCGAACGAGATCCCGGCCGATTCCACGATCGTATTGTTTCAGAAATTTTTGGAGGAGAATTTTTTAAAAGAAAGAAATACTTCTTATTATTCTCGAAAGATAGGAATCGCGCCGAACACTCTCAATCGGATCTGTCACGAAGAATTGGGTAAGTCGGCGAAGTCGGTGATTCACGAACGTATCGTTCTTGAGATCAAACGTATGCTCCTACATTCAAATTTGAATATTACACAAATCGCATGGGAATTGGGTTTTGCAGATAACGCATATTTTAGTCGTTATTTCAAAGCGCAAACCGGAACCTCTCCGGAAAGTTATCGAGATTCCAAACGAAAAACACCATAA
- the ald gene encoding alanine dehydrogenase, producing MKIGILKEIKIAENRVSMTPAGVEILKHNGHTVYVEQNAGINSGFPDSEYVEHGAEILTDRADIFKKSDMILHVKEPQPSEYSLLRENQILFTYLHLAASKELTLALMKTNSVCVAYETIQEKDGSLPLLIPMSEIAGRMAAQEGAKYLEMIHGGSGVLLGGVPGVEPGVVVVIGGGIVGTNAAKIAAGLGARVYILDTSADRLRYLSEIMPSNCITLSSSPSKIRELLRIADVVIGSVLYPGAKAPRLVTRDHLKTMKKGSVLIDVAIDQGGCFETSVPTTHEDPIYIVDGIVHYSVANMPGAVPKTSTLALTSATLPYVLEIANLGWKQAAISSEEIRKGLNVVLGKITYKAVSDAFGMEHTNIDSILKS from the coding sequence ATGAAAATCGGAATCCTAAAAGAAATCAAAATCGCCGAAAATCGAGTCAGTATGACTCCGGCGGGTGTGGAGATTCTAAAACACAACGGACATACTGTTTATGTGGAGCAAAACGCAGGTATAAACAGCGGATTTCCGGATTCAGAGTATGTGGAACACGGAGCGGAGATTCTTACTGATCGAGCTGATATATTCAAAAAATCTGATATGATTCTTCACGTAAAAGAACCGCAACCTTCCGAATATTCTCTTTTAAGGGAGAATCAAATCCTATTTACGTATCTGCACCTCGCCGCTTCCAAGGAACTGACCCTTGCACTTATGAAAACAAACTCCGTGTGCGTTGCTTATGAAACGATCCAAGAAAAAGACGGTTCCCTACCGCTCTTGATCCCGATGAGCGAGATCGCGGGAAGGATGGCCGCACAGGAAGGAGCCAAGTATTTGGAGATGATCCACGGAGGTAGCGGAGTTCTTTTGGGAGGAGTTCCCGGCGTTGAACCTGGAGTCGTGGTCGTCATCGGAGGAGGGATCGTAGGAACGAACGCGGCAAAGATCGCGGCCGGACTCGGAGCTCGGGTTTATATTTTGGATACAAGCGCGGATCGACTTCGATATCTCTCGGAGATTATGCCGAGCAACTGTATCACTCTCTCTTCCAGTCCTTCCAAGATTCGAGAGTTATTAAGAATCGCCGACGTCGTCATCGGATCCGTTTTGTATCCCGGCGCAAAAGCGCCGAGACTCGTGACAAGGGATCATCTAAAAACGATGAAGAAGGGATCCGTGTTGATCGACGTCGCAATTGATCAAGGAGGTTGTTTTGAAACTTCAGTGCCGACCACGCACGAGGATCCGATCTATATCGTTGACGGAATCGTTCACTATTCGGTCGCGAATATGCCGGGAGCGGTTCCCAAAACTTCGACTCTTGCGTTGACGAGCGCGACCCTGCCTTATGTATTAGAAATTGCGAATTTAGGTTGGAAGCAGGCGGCGATTTCTTCGGAGGAAATCAGAAAAGGGCTAAACGTAGTCTTGGGTAAAATCACATACAAGGCTGTATCGGATGCATTCGGAATGGAACATACAAACATAGATTCCATTCTGAAATCTTAA
- the amt gene encoding ammonium transporter, giving the protein MPKTNFDILWIILSSGLVFFMQAGFLCLESGLTRTKNSINVAIKNITDFGIATLIFYSVGFGLMFGTSSFGLIGSDSFFPEFSTAHPEIAVFFLFQLMFCGTAATIVSGAVAERMKFGAYIVVTIVISAIIYPIFGHWVWGKDLLNWETATGWLAKLGFVDFAGSTVVHSVGGWVGLAAMLLLGNRSGRYAEDGSVRYITGHNLPLAMLGTLILWLGWIGFNGGSTLAFTASVPKIIVNTMFAAASGMAASLIYGWIRLQYAEATLPLNGALAGLVAITASCHAVNSIDSVLIGFVAGIIMYETRSLLDRLQIDDAVGAIPVHLAAGVWGTIAVGLFGNLEILGTGLTRWEQIQAQGIGILTCCTLAFGLSYLILGLINRFFKFRVSELNEQKGLNYTEHRATTELIDLFLEMEYQKRTGDLSKDLSIEPFTEVGQIAERYNSVLGRIRMNIKEKEILTKQLEENLNLIQNDLSTAKKIQSGILSQKDRTIGELEIIVRYLPLSEVGGDFFDIMELRPGLTRFFLADATGHGIQAALITMAIKAIYESLKRGIYSVTEILYHLNNEFLNTFKNLNQFFTCIVLDIDTNSGNIRYASAGHIPQYLIFEDKILKLEKTGRIVGAISKTEYTSNEIKIKPTSKLVLFTDGLVEQWNDEKEEFGEDRVEKIIHSMNSKPLREGIDSLLNEQEKFLSGVAKQDDISIIGINWKQNGV; this is encoded by the coding sequence ATGCCTAAGACAAATTTCGATATACTTTGGATCATTCTTTCCTCCGGACTTGTTTTCTTTATGCAAGCGGGCTTTCTTTGTCTTGAGTCCGGTCTCACGAGAACAAAAAACTCGATCAACGTAGCGATCAAAAATATAACGGACTTCGGCATTGCAACTTTAATCTTCTACTCCGTCGGCTTCGGCCTTATGTTCGGAACTTCCTCCTTCGGCTTGATCGGTTCCGATTCTTTCTTTCCTGAATTTTCAACGGCTCATCCTGAGATCGCGGTCTTCTTTTTGTTTCAACTGATGTTTTGTGGCACCGCCGCTACGATCGTATCGGGAGCTGTCGCGGAACGTATGAAGTTCGGCGCGTATATCGTGGTCACGATCGTGATCTCGGCCATCATCTATCCGATCTTCGGTCACTGGGTTTGGGGAAAGGATCTTTTAAACTGGGAAACGGCGACGGGTTGGCTTGCTAAATTAGGTTTTGTTGACTTTGCCGGATCGACGGTGGTTCACAGCGTCGGCGGTTGGGTCGGACTCGCGGCGATGCTACTCTTAGGCAATCGTTCGGGAAGATACGCGGAAGACGGATCTGTCCGTTATATCACGGGTCACAACCTTCCTCTTGCGATGCTCGGAACTCTGATTCTCTGGCTTGGATGGATCGGATTTAACGGAGGAAGCACGTTAGCCTTCACCGCGTCCGTTCCCAAGATCATCGTCAATACGATGTTCGCCGCAGCGAGCGGCATGGCCGCCTCTCTTATCTACGGCTGGATCCGACTTCAATACGCGGAAGCCACTCTTCCCTTAAACGGCGCGTTAGCCGGTCTTGTCGCGATCACCGCTTCTTGTCACGCGGTTAACTCCATCGATTCGGTCTTGATCGGCTTTGTCGCGGGAATCATCATGTATGAAACGAGATCCCTTCTGGACAGACTACAGATAGACGACGCCGTCGGTGCGATTCCAGTGCATCTCGCGGCGGGAGTCTGGGGAACGATCGCAGTCGGTCTCTTTGGTAATTTGGAAATTTTAGGAACGGGCCTTACTCGGTGGGAACAGATCCAAGCACAAGGAATCGGAATTCTTACTTGTTGCACCCTCGCTTTCGGTTTAAGTTATCTCATCCTCGGTTTGATCAATCGGTTTTTTAAGTTTCGAGTTTCGGAATTAAACGAGCAGAAAGGTTTAAACTATACGGAACACAGGGCCACGACCGAACTCATCGATCTTTTTCTCGAGATGGAATACCAAAAAAGAACCGGCGACCTCAGCAAAGATCTTTCGATCGAACCTTTTACGGAAGTCGGCCAGATTGCGGAACGATACAATTCAGTTCTCGGAAGAATTCGGATGAACATCAAAGAAAAGGAAATTCTCACAAAACAATTGGAAGAGAATCTCAATCTGATCCAAAACGATCTTTCCACCGCAAAAAAAATTCAATCCGGAATTCTTTCTCAAAAAGATAGAACGATCGGAGAACTCGAAATCATAGTACGTTATCTGCCACTGAGTGAAGTCGGAGGGGACTTTTTTGATATCATGGAACTGCGCCCCGGTCTGACTCGATTTTTTCTTGCCGACGCGACCGGGCACGGAATACAAGCCGCCCTCATCACTATGGCGATCAAGGCCATCTACGAATCTCTAAAACGCGGAATTTACAGCGTGACCGAAATATTATATCATTTAAACAACGAATTCTTAAACACATTCAAAAACTTGAATCAATTCTTTACTTGTATCGTATTGGATATCGATACGAATTCTGGAAACATTCGTTACGCGTCGGCGGGCCATATTCCACAGTATCTCATCTTTGAGGACAAAATTCTAAAGTTAGAAAAAACGGGAAGGATCGTAGGAGCCATTTCCAAAACGGAATACACTTCGAACGAAATCAAAATCAAACCGACTTCCAAACTTGTACTTTTTACGGACGGACTGGTGGAACAGTGGAACGACGAAAAGGAGGAATTCGGAGAAGACAGGGTCGAAAAGATCATTCACTCGATGAACTCAAAACCTCTTCGAGAAGGGATCGACTCGTTGTTAAACGAACAAGAAAAATTCTTATCCGGAGTCGCCAAACAAGACGATATCTCGATCATCGGAATCAACTGGAAACAAAACGGAGTTTGA
- a CDS encoding LuxR C-terminal-related transcriptional regulator, whose product MTTKNIKIGIVENDENYKNQILKVLESVPDVEEILHWESAESFWKDAKGRTLDIIFLDILLPGMTGVDLAAKLSERDPAISKIMLSNMNSDELIYNSLRYGAIGYILKSELKDILEVIDTVLRGGAIITPTIAFRVLNSFKLKKVADGVKLTKKEKEILDHMVTGKTINRVAEFLGVSKYTIQHHVKNIYKKLNVHNRAELVKKATDFGLLPMSGSNLGEKQD is encoded by the coding sequence ATGACAACAAAGAATATAAAGATCGGAATTGTTGAAAACGACGAAAACTATAAAAACCAAATTTTAAAGGTTTTAGAATCCGTCCCGGACGTCGAAGAAATTCTTCACTGGGAGTCCGCGGAATCCTTTTGGAAGGACGCAAAAGGTCGCACGTTAGACATCATCTTCTTAGACATTCTTCTTCCCGGAATGACTGGAGTCGATCTCGCTGCAAAACTTTCTGAAAGAGATCCCGCGATCAGCAAGATCATGCTGAGTAATATGAACTCGGACGAACTCATCTACAACTCACTTCGATACGGCGCGATCGGTTATATTCTTAAATCCGAATTAAAGGACATCTTAGAAGTCATAGATACCGTGTTGCGCGGCGGGGCGATCATCACTCCAACGATCGCGTTTCGGGTTTTAAACAGTTTTAAACTAAAAAAAGTAGCTGACGGAGTCAAACTGACCAAAAAAGAAAAAGAGATTTTGGATCACATGGTTACCGGAAAAACGATCAACCGAGTGGCCGAATTCTTAGGCGTGAGCAAATATACGATCCAACATCACGTAAAGAATATATACAAAAAATTGAATGTTCACAACAGAGCCGAATTGGTTAAAAAAGCGACCGATTTCGGCTTGCTTCCCATGAGCGGTTCCAACCTCGGAGAAAAACAGGATTAA
- a CDS encoding ATP-binding protein, producing the protein MDLRSVWNFTNKGNLSLDGNWEFFWKQLYSEIRDSTLKEKRLQPLEFVNVPDSWTNYNKDGKYYPGFGYATYRMRILLNEPQSDMSIKMLEAATAYNLYVNGVKVLSSGTVGVSSETSSPLYRPAVSQSFVLGKENEVVIEVSNFAHSKGGVWAKVLIGKHAELNTLRERTIWLDLFITGGLFIGVLYHFSLFSLLRRELSHFYFTLIGLVAILRIVLTGERLLFTLFPNFDFNLSYRLELLSVYIGGFILALFLRSMFPNEFHKKAAYTFVAVFSFLSAIILVTDLAFYSKTLPVFSFFVFIECIYMVYVLICAIRNKRVGAWIGFLICILLFLIIINDLLYANMIINTSYFISYGISIFFIAQAFIISKQFAISYYLSQKLSVDLQTSNDRLISLDRLKDEFLATTSHELRTPLQGIIGIADSLKRGAGGDLSVFVERQLGMIVSSGERLSSLVNDIQDFSKLKHSDLNLRKIPVDIKQAADFTLDLNRVNADPSKIVLLNEIEADFPPLMADENRLQQILQNLIGNAIKFTETGKIVVSAKRIDEDTAEISVTDTGIGIQEDQQKRIFEFFERVQSGDAGNAGGTGLGLTISRALVALHGGELDVESKLGEGSRFYFTIPICKDIPDSQKKKKNKNSNSFSQLETVASDEGEWKNQETNHKIRILVVDDEPVNLEVIQNYLSLRNIECLVVQSGNDALELLKTDTNFQAMILDVMMPRLSGLEVAREIRKRLSPIDLPILMVSAKNRDSDLIAALNAGANDYLVKPFDFEQLMNRVNNLLESVQGHKERLERENDKREAIQQVRQKINIDLHDHLGAKLIDLKFLSEELLSGTIEPNRNLFEKIHGTVNQSIGMLREQMLKIEDLNLVSENFITGVNLVLLRRYSDAGREIDFQCEDELLEIFESHKDEASLMEFFGIINEVTNNDLKYGKGISIWNFSLKDKEIRMDMRSESGYKLTNNRSGRGTENLIERIVKLDGKMEMALLQNVYSIALQIKADRFLTI; encoded by the coding sequence TTGGATCTTCGATCCGTTTGGAATTTTACGAACAAAGGGAATTTAAGTTTGGATGGAAATTGGGAATTCTTTTGGAAGCAACTCTACTCGGAGATCCGAGATTCCACTCTAAAAGAGAAACGTCTACAACCACTCGAATTCGTAAACGTTCCCGATTCTTGGACCAACTATAACAAGGATGGAAAGTATTATCCCGGCTTCGGTTATGCGACATACCGAATGCGCATTCTTTTAAACGAACCCCAGAGCGACATGTCGATCAAGATGCTCGAAGCCGCCACCGCTTACAATCTTTATGTGAACGGAGTCAAGGTTCTCTCGAGTGGAACCGTTGGAGTTTCTTCGGAGACGAGCAGCCCCTTATATCGACCGGCGGTCAGCCAATCCTTTGTCTTAGGAAAAGAGAACGAAGTCGTCATCGAAGTTTCCAACTTTGCACATTCAAAAGGCGGAGTCTGGGCAAAGGTTTTGATCGGCAAACACGCAGAGTTGAACACGCTTCGTGAAAGAACGATTTGGCTAGACCTTTTTATCACCGGAGGATTATTCATCGGGGTTTTGTATCATTTCAGTCTTTTCTCTCTCTTACGCAGAGAACTTTCTCATTTCTATTTTACTCTCATTGGACTCGTAGCGATTTTAAGAATCGTATTAACGGGAGAACGTCTTTTATTCACTCTTTTTCCAAACTTTGATTTTAATCTGAGCTATCGACTCGAATTGCTTTCCGTGTATATCGGAGGTTTTATCTTAGCTCTTTTTTTACGTTCGATGTTTCCGAACGAGTTTCATAAAAAAGCGGCTTATACATTTGTCGCGGTTTTTTCCTTTTTATCGGCGATCATTCTCGTGACGGATCTCGCATTCTATTCAAAGACCCTCCCCGTCTTTAGCTTCTTTGTATTTATCGAATGTATTTATATGGTGTATGTATTGATTTGCGCCATTCGCAACAAACGTGTCGGCGCTTGGATCGGATTTTTAATCTGTATTCTTCTTTTTTTGATTATCATCAACGATCTTCTTTATGCGAACATGATCATCAATACTTCCTACTTTATTTCCTACGGTATATCGATCTTTTTTATCGCACAGGCCTTTATCATTTCAAAACAATTCGCGATTTCTTATTATCTTTCTCAAAAACTCAGCGTTGATCTACAAACTTCCAACGATCGATTGATTTCTTTGGATAGACTCAAAGACGAATTTCTCGCGACAACTTCTCATGAACTCAGAACTCCGCTTCAAGGAATCATCGGCATCGCGGATTCTTTAAAAAGAGGAGCGGGAGGAGATCTTTCCGTATTTGTGGAACGACAATTGGGAATGATCGTCTCGAGCGGAGAAAGACTTTCCAGTTTAGTAAACGACATCCAGGACTTTTCCAAACTCAAACACAGCGATCTCAATCTCAGAAAAATTCCAGTAGACATCAAACAAGCCGCCGACTTCACATTGGACTTAAACCGCGTCAACGCGGATCCGTCTAAGATAGTTTTGTTAAACGAAATCGAAGCCGATTTTCCTCCCCTCATGGCCGACGAGAATCGACTCCAACAAATTCTACAAAACCTAATCGGAAACGCGATCAAGTTTACGGAAACGGGAAAAATCGTAGTAAGCGCCAAAAGAATCGACGAGGATACCGCCGAAATCAGCGTGACCGATACCGGAATCGGAATTCAAGAAGATCAACAAAAAAGAATATTCGAATTCTTTGAAAGAGTTCAATCCGGCGACGCGGGAAACGCGGGAGGAACTGGCTTAGGACTTACGATCAGTCGCGCACTCGTCGCCTTACACGGCGGAGAATTAGACGTTGAATCTAAGTTAGGCGAAGGTTCGAGGTTCTATTTTACGATTCCGATTTGCAAAGACATACCCGATTCTCAAAAGAAAAAAAAGAATAAGAATTCAAATTCTTTTTCTCAACTGGAAACTGTCGCATCCGATGAAGGAGAATGGAAGAATCAGGAAACGAACCACAAGATTCGAATTCTTGTCGTAGACGACGAACCCGTCAACTTAGAAGTCATTCAGAATTATCTTTCGCTCCGCAACATCGAATGTCTCGTCGTTCAGAGCGGAAACGACGCCTTGGAATTGCTCAAAACAGATACGAACTTTCAAGCGATGATCCTGGACGTGATGATGCCTCGTCTTTCCGGTTTGGAAGTCGCAAGAGAAATCCGTAAACGCCTGAGCCCTATCGACCTACCGATCCTCATGGTTTCGGCAAAGAACCGGGACAGCGATCTCATCGCAGCATTGAACGCCGGAGCAAACGATTATTTAGTAAAGCCCTTTGACTTTGAACAGTTGATGAACCGAGTCAACAATCTACTCGAATCGGTCCAAGGTCATAAGGAAAGACTCGAAAGGGAAAATGATAAACGAGAAGCGATTCAACAAGTCAGACAAAAAATCAACATCGATCTTCACGATCATCTCGGGGCGAAACTGATCGATCTAAAATTTCTTTCCGAAGAACTTCTCAGCGGAACGATAGAACCGAATCGAAATCTTTTCGAAAAAATTCACGGAACGGTAAATCAATCCATCGGAATGCTACGCGAACAAATGTTAAAGATAGAAGATCTCAATCTCGTCTCCGAAAATTTTATCACTGGCGTGAATCTTGTCCTTCTCAGACGTTATTCGGACGCTGGAAGAGAAATCGATTTTCAGTGCGAAGACGAACTCTTGGAGATCTTCGAATCCCACAAAGACGAAGCGAGTCTCATGGAATTTTTTGGAATCATCAACGAAGTGACGAACAACGATCTAAAGTATGGAAAGGGAATTTCGATTTGGAATTTCTCACTCAAAGATAAGGAAATTCGAATGGATATGAGATCGGAGTCCGGTTATAAACTGACGAACAACCGATCCGGAAGAGGAACCGAAAATTTGATCGAGAGGATCGTAAAGCTCGACGGTAAAATGGAAATGGCGCTTTTACAAAACGTATACTCGATCGCTCTTCAAATCAAGGCCGATCGTTTTTTAACGATTTGA
- a CDS encoding DoxX family protein translates to MIEKFFQTESSWILTFVRIALGVVILPHGLQKLFGWFGGFGFGATMGFFQSQGIPSVIALLVILAESFGALGLILGFATKLSAFGIALTMIGAAVFVRANGFFMNWFNTQAGEGFEYHILATAMALALLIGGGGVLSLDSLISEKLK, encoded by the coding sequence ATGATCGAAAAATTCTTTCAAACGGAATCGAGTTGGATCTTGACATTCGTTCGAATTGCCCTCGGAGTTGTGATACTTCCTCACGGACTTCAGAAATTATTTGGATGGTTCGGAGGATTTGGATTCGGAGCGACGATGGGTTTTTTTCAATCGCAAGGAATTCCATCCGTGATTGCGTTACTCGTCATCTTGGCGGAATCCTTTGGAGCGCTCGGATTGATCCTCGGCTTTGCTACAAAACTTTCAGCGTTCGGAATCGCTCTTACTATGATCGGCGCCGCCGTCTTTGTAAGAGCCAACGGATTTTTTATGAACTGGTTCAACACACAAGCCGGAGAAGGTTTTGAATATCATATCCTTGCGACCGCGATGGCACTGGCGCTTTTGATCGGAGGCGGTGGAGTTTTGTCTTTGGATTCTCTGATTTCGGAAAAGCTCAAATAA
- a CDS encoding AraC family transcriptional regulator codes for MSETDWIRAVIYFGSALSALLTFQKLIPQEIRRENRLTALLFASLGIILFTVGNVLGKVDQTFPHSIFLLLTSFSMIGPVTLLYTHALLYPNQDLQRDIRIHFVFPIIFIILEILFFARIPEEIVSDLRNFREIRYKHFLAISFLVTTFLTTGYFIARFRMLAGLSSVPEIKTQIRFIFILASITMIAMYSLVFGFMGGSDELFGLGGVLVALIVILLFLAPARYPDFFVPLTKEVRKRKYEKSLLVGVDLSLLELRIEELMRDKKLYRDPELTLTTLSEDLAIKPYQLTEFLNEHLNTGFYNYVNRYRIEEAVNLLRENPEQDVLSICYFVGFNSKSSFNDSFRKITGKTPSQTRKKEIV; via the coding sequence ATGTCGGAAACGGATTGGATACGGGCCGTGATCTATTTTGGAAGTGCGCTCTCAGCGCTTCTTACTTTTCAAAAACTGATTCCGCAAGAAATCAGAAGAGAGAATCGTTTGACAGCGCTTCTCTTTGCTTCCTTGGGAATCATTCTTTTCACGGTTGGAAACGTGCTTGGGAAAGTGGATCAGACGTTTCCCCATTCTATCTTTCTATTGCTCACGTCCTTTTCTATGATCGGACCTGTAACCTTGCTCTATACGCACGCACTTCTCTATCCAAATCAGGATCTACAGAGGGATATCAGAATCCATTTCGTATTTCCAATTATCTTTATCATTTTGGAAATCTTATTCTTTGCGAGAATCCCGGAAGAGATTGTATCGGATCTCAGAAATTTTCGAGAAATTCGATACAAACACTTTCTCGCGATTTCATTTCTGGTGACTACGTTTTTGACTACGGGATACTTTATTGCAAGATTTCGAATGTTAGCCGGGCTTTCTTCCGTGCCGGAAATCAAAACTCAGATTCGTTTTATCTTTATCTTGGCTTCGATCACGATGATCGCTATGTATTCCTTAGTCTTCGGTTTTATGGGAGGAAGCGACGAACTTTTCGGCCTCGGCGGAGTTCTTGTCGCTTTGATCGTAATTCTTTTATTTCTTGCTCCCGCCCGTTATCCTGACTTTTTTGTACCTTTGACCAAGGAAGTCAGAAAACGAAAATACGAAAAATCGTTGTTAGTCGGAGTCGATCTGTCTTTACTGGAACTCAGAATCGAAGAATTGATGCGGGATAAAAAACTCTACAGAGATCCGGAACTAACGTTAACCACTCTTTCCGAGGACTTAGCGATCAAACCGTATCAGCTTACGGAGTTTCTAAACGAACATCTAAACACCGGATTCTACAATTACGTAAATCGATACAGAATCGAAGAAGCCGTAAATCTGTTAAGAGAAAATCCGGAACAAGACGTTCTTTCCATCTGTTATTTTGTGGGATTTAATTCGAAGTCTTCCTTCAATGATTCCTTTCGAAAGATAACGGGAAAAACGCCGAGTCAGACTAGAAAAAAAGAGATCGTATGA